The following proteins come from a genomic window of Paramisgurnus dabryanus chromosome 19, PD_genome_1.1, whole genome shotgun sequence:
- the pip5k1aa gene encoding phosphatidylinositol-4-phosphate 5-kinase, type I, alpha, a isoform X1, translating into MGRPPPMSLFWSLWQRRGTPGTRKMASLEGLSNIAPSQTNKKTLGHRGIDPTGETTYKKTTSSALKGAIQLGITHSVGSLSQKPERDVLMQDFEVVESIFFPSQGSSSTPGHHHGDFKFKTYAPIAFRYFREMFGIRPDDYLYSLCNEPLIELSNPGASGSLFYVSSDDEFIIKTVLHKEAEFLQTLLPGYFMNLNQNMRTLLPKFYGLYCVQAEGKNIRIVVMNNLLPCAVPMHLKYDLKGSTYKRRASPKERAKKVPTYKDLDFIQDLPDGLLLENDHYNALCRTMQRDCRVLQSFKIMDYSLLVGIHNLDLAGEEPSTAVPDNQKKAPGQKPLYCTAIESIQGEAKGKTPPQPYESMGGIPAFSSKGERLLVFIGIIDILQSYRLVKKLEHSWKALLHDGDTVSVHRPSFYADRFQKFMCTTVFKKPTTKMSPAKKSRGGILPGGKKANTAVSSQSQQQSLPVATAQTSLEQTQPVAQALQSQQNMAQLFGSSSGAVSLSSETQESDDGMQTDRPDLLPHQFTEDDITNSSVDTTLSATSTVGSKFSANTPVPSCSSTAAYTSGESLNVETISLNEIVPHTNTSE; encoded by the exons ATGGGCCGACCTCCACCA ATGTCTTTATTTTGGAGTTTATGGCAGCGGAGAG GTACTCCTGGAACCCGAAAGATGGCTTCTTTGGAG GGTCTGAGCAATATAGCTCCATCCCAGACAAACAAAAAGACCTTGGGGCACAGAGGTATAGACCCCACTGGAGAGACCACTTATAAAAAG ACCACATCATCTGCTCTGAAAGGTGCCATTCAGCTGGGCATCACACACAGTGTGGGGAGCTTAAGCCAGAAGCCAGAGAGAGATGTGCTTATGCAAGACTTTGAAGTGGTGGAAAGCATATTTTTTCCCag TCAAGGCAGTAGTTCAACTCCTGGCCATCACCATGGAGACTTCAAGTTCAAAACGTATGCTCCCATTGCCTTTCGTTACTTCAGAGAGATGTTTGGGATCCGACCTGATGACTACCTG TATTCGCTATGTAATGAACCCCTCATTGAGTTGTCTAACCCCGGAGCCAGTGGTTCTCTCTTCTACGTTTCCAGCGATGATGAGTTTATTATAAAGACGGTACTTCACAAGGAGGCCGAATTTTTACAGACACTCCTGCCTGGATATTTTATG AATCTGAACCAGAACATGCGCACGCTTCTTCCCAAGTTCTACGGGCTGTACTGCGTTCAAGCCGAAGGGAAGAACATCCGAATTGTTGTGATGAACAACCTGCTCCCCTGTGCCGTACCTATGCACCTTAAATATGACCTGAAGGGCTCCACATACAAGCGTCGCGCTTCCCCTAAAGAGAGGGCTAAGAAGGTGCCCACATACAAGGACCTGGACTTCATTCAGGACTTGCCTGATGGCTTGCTGCTTGAGAATGACCACTACAATGCCCTATGCAGAACCATGCAGAGAGACTGTCGG gTGCTTCAGAGCTTTAAGATCATGGACTACAGTCTGCTGGTGGGCATCCACAACTTGGATCTGGCAGGTGAAGAGCCATCTACCGCAGTACCTGATAACCAGAAAAAGGCTCCAGGCCAGAAGCCCTTATACTGTACAGCCATCGAGTCTATTCAAGGGGAGGCCAAAGGCAAGACGCCACCACAGCCTTATGAAAG TATGGGAGGAATTCCAGCTTTTAGTTCGAAAGGAGAAAGATTGCTGGTTTTTATTGGCATCATTGATATCCTGCAGTCTTACAG GCTTGTAAAGAAGTTGGAGCACTCTTGGAAAGCCCTGCTGCATGATGGG GACACTGTATCCGTGCACCGTCCGAGTTTCTACGCAGATCGGTTTCAAAAGTTTATGTGCACAACTGTCTTCAAAAAACCTACAA CAAAAATGTCTCCCGCAAAGAAGAGTCGAGGTGGAATTCTGCCTGGTGGGAAGAAAGCAAACACTGCCGTATCTTCACAATCGCAACAACAGTCTCTTCCTGTAGCGACCGCACAAACAAGCCTTGAACAAACACAGCCAGTAGCCCAAGCACTCCAGTCGCAGCAGAATATGGCACAGCTGTTCGGCTCAAGCAGCGGCGCTGTGTCCCTCAGCTCAGAGACGCAAGAGAGCGACGACG GTATGCAGACAGATCGCCCTGACCTTCTCCCACATCAGTTTACTGAAGATGATATCACCAACAGTTCAGTCGATACAACCCTCTCGGCGACATCTACTGTGGGCTCCAAGTTTTCCGCAAACACTCCAGTTCCCAG TTGTAGCAGTACAGCTGCTTACACATCTGGGGAAAGTTTAAATGTGGAAACCATTTCACTCAACGAGATTGTTCCTCATACCAACACATCAGAA TGA
- the pip5k1aa gene encoding phosphatidylinositol-4-phosphate 5-kinase, type I, alpha, a isoform X2, with the protein MASPGVVSADGPTSTSTPGTRKMASLEGLSNIAPSQTNKKTLGHRGIDPTGETTYKKTTSSALKGAIQLGITHSVGSLSQKPERDVLMQDFEVVESIFFPSQGSSSTPGHHHGDFKFKTYAPIAFRYFREMFGIRPDDYLYSLCNEPLIELSNPGASGSLFYVSSDDEFIIKTVLHKEAEFLQTLLPGYFMNLNQNMRTLLPKFYGLYCVQAEGKNIRIVVMNNLLPCAVPMHLKYDLKGSTYKRRASPKERAKKVPTYKDLDFIQDLPDGLLLENDHYNALCRTMQRDCRVLQSFKIMDYSLLVGIHNLDLAGEEPSTAVPDNQKKAPGQKPLYCTAIESIQGEAKGKTPPQPYESMGGIPAFSSKGERLLVFIGIIDILQSYRLVKKLEHSWKALLHDGDTVSVHRPSFYADRFQKFMCTTVFKKPTTKMSPAKKSRGGILPGGKKANTAVSSQSQQQSLPVATAQTSLEQTQPVAQALQSQQNMAQLFGSSSGAVSLSSETQESDDGMQTDRPDLLPHQFTEDDITNSSVDTTLSATSTVGSKFSANTPVPSCSSTAAYTSGESLNVETISLNEIVPHTNTSE; encoded by the exons ATGGCTTCGCCTGGTGTAGTTTCTGCGGATGGGCCGACCTCCACCA GTACTCCTGGAACCCGAAAGATGGCTTCTTTGGAG GGTCTGAGCAATATAGCTCCATCCCAGACAAACAAAAAGACCTTGGGGCACAGAGGTATAGACCCCACTGGAGAGACCACTTATAAAAAG ACCACATCATCTGCTCTGAAAGGTGCCATTCAGCTGGGCATCACACACAGTGTGGGGAGCTTAAGCCAGAAGCCAGAGAGAGATGTGCTTATGCAAGACTTTGAAGTGGTGGAAAGCATATTTTTTCCCag TCAAGGCAGTAGTTCAACTCCTGGCCATCACCATGGAGACTTCAAGTTCAAAACGTATGCTCCCATTGCCTTTCGTTACTTCAGAGAGATGTTTGGGATCCGACCTGATGACTACCTG TATTCGCTATGTAATGAACCCCTCATTGAGTTGTCTAACCCCGGAGCCAGTGGTTCTCTCTTCTACGTTTCCAGCGATGATGAGTTTATTATAAAGACGGTACTTCACAAGGAGGCCGAATTTTTACAGACACTCCTGCCTGGATATTTTATG AATCTGAACCAGAACATGCGCACGCTTCTTCCCAAGTTCTACGGGCTGTACTGCGTTCAAGCCGAAGGGAAGAACATCCGAATTGTTGTGATGAACAACCTGCTCCCCTGTGCCGTACCTATGCACCTTAAATATGACCTGAAGGGCTCCACATACAAGCGTCGCGCTTCCCCTAAAGAGAGGGCTAAGAAGGTGCCCACATACAAGGACCTGGACTTCATTCAGGACTTGCCTGATGGCTTGCTGCTTGAGAATGACCACTACAATGCCCTATGCAGAACCATGCAGAGAGACTGTCGG gTGCTTCAGAGCTTTAAGATCATGGACTACAGTCTGCTGGTGGGCATCCACAACTTGGATCTGGCAGGTGAAGAGCCATCTACCGCAGTACCTGATAACCAGAAAAAGGCTCCAGGCCAGAAGCCCTTATACTGTACAGCCATCGAGTCTATTCAAGGGGAGGCCAAAGGCAAGACGCCACCACAGCCTTATGAAAG TATGGGAGGAATTCCAGCTTTTAGTTCGAAAGGAGAAAGATTGCTGGTTTTTATTGGCATCATTGATATCCTGCAGTCTTACAG GCTTGTAAAGAAGTTGGAGCACTCTTGGAAAGCCCTGCTGCATGATGGG GACACTGTATCCGTGCACCGTCCGAGTTTCTACGCAGATCGGTTTCAAAAGTTTATGTGCACAACTGTCTTCAAAAAACCTACAA CAAAAATGTCTCCCGCAAAGAAGAGTCGAGGTGGAATTCTGCCTGGTGGGAAGAAAGCAAACACTGCCGTATCTTCACAATCGCAACAACAGTCTCTTCCTGTAGCGACCGCACAAACAAGCCTTGAACAAACACAGCCAGTAGCCCAAGCACTCCAGTCGCAGCAGAATATGGCACAGCTGTTCGGCTCAAGCAGCGGCGCTGTGTCCCTCAGCTCAGAGACGCAAGAGAGCGACGACG GTATGCAGACAGATCGCCCTGACCTTCTCCCACATCAGTTTACTGAAGATGATATCACCAACAGTTCAGTCGATACAACCCTCTCGGCGACATCTACTGTGGGCTCCAAGTTTTCCGCAAACACTCCAGTTCCCAG TTGTAGCAGTACAGCTGCTTACACATCTGGGGAAAGTTTAAATGTGGAAACCATTTCACTCAACGAGATTGTTCCTCATACCAACACATCAGAA TGA
- the ecm1a gene encoding extracellular matrix protein 1 yields MMVWKSTLVAILILQLITWGGGQDIDPDALLKLSFPPAKPTLSNLYAVCLHGNGRARYPASCFPSSSYAYAHRAGNAVNRLEAWFGQCCYGGVATGKGQILCCAEQAWKTSLSQFCIDEFSIMTVAHECCDVKGEDRWNCFNKQAANPSYQPLPDFNAPMIPPDRIFNWDPNTC; encoded by the exons ATGATGGTTTGGAAAAGCACACTTGTTGCTATTTTGATTCTTCAGCTAATTACCTGGGGAG GTGGACAGGACATTGACCCTGATgcacttttaaaattaagttttcctCCAGCCAAACCTACGCTCAGTAACCTTTATGCAGTTTGTCTTCATGGCAACGGCCGTGCCAGATACCCTGCAAGCTGTTTTCCTTCTTCAAGTTATGCTTATGCTCATCGAGCCGGAAATGCAGTAAACAGATTAGAGGCATGGTTTGGTCAGTGCTGCTATGGGGGCGTGGCCACAGGCAAAGGACAGATCCTTTGCTGTGCCGAACAGGCG TGGAAAACTTCCCTTTCCCAGTTCTGTATCGATGAGTTCTCAATCATGACCGTAGCACATGAATGCTGTGACGTGAAAGGGGAAGACAGGTGGAATTGCTTTAACAAACAGGCTGCTAATCCCTCCTACCAGCCCCTTCCTGATTTCAATGCCCCAATGATACCACCTGACAGGATTTTCAATTGGGACCCTAATACCTGTTAA
- the LOC135777926 gene encoding uncharacterized protein: MERRSCCSLLMLCLLSAVGLSVFGFTRMQNQLTTNLKADLEVSELKEKKSELDIKNLDIELQNMQMQLEISLTEVKGLQDEVKLLTSDQENMAKEAKLCQDLVVTLNDEITVIVKDKSDNEGNFNAVKLKWTEQINGLKKQLEERSPLCAFVKNSNATGLCIQATTKSK; the protein is encoded by the exons ATGGAGAGAAGATCATGCTGCTCATTGCTGATGTTGTGTTTATTATCAGCTGTGGGTCTGAGCGTGTTTGGATTCACGCGCATGCAAAATCAATTAACAACAAATCTAAAAGCTGATCTTGAGGTTTCGGAGTTAAAAGAGAAGAAATCAGAATTGGATATAAAAAATTTAGACATAGAACTTCAAAACATGCAGATGCAGTTGGAGATCTCTTTGACTGAGGTCAAGGGCCTTCAGGATGAGGTGAAATTATTAACTTCGGATCAAGAAAATATGGCCAAAGAAGCTAAACTATGTCAGGATTTAGTG GTCACATTAAATGACGAAATCACAGTCATTGTGAAGGACAAAAGTGACAATGAAG gtAATTTTAATGCTGTCAAATTAAAGTGGACTGAACAAATAAATGGCCTTAAAAAACAGTTGGAGGAGCGTAGTCCACTTTGTGCCTTTGTGAAGAATTCGAATGCAAC TGGGCTGTGCATTCAAGCAACAACCAAAAGCAAATAA
- the pla2g4c gene encoding cytosolic phospholipase A2 gamma isoform X2, with translation MMGLMGSLVQLYKEGLLDCMLYLGGVSGSTWCMASLYKEPDWSCRLEEVKNDIIQRLTGGGVSWMDKLSKLIKYYQKDNFSLTDVWAALVISEIVKEIDERPLSHQRSQHGKDPYPIYNVIDKWSNRAKMEADVFFEITPHEVGYSITGAFVDSSCFGCQFDEGVTIKNQLEMETLYLQGLCGSVFADGEKILKELLKIIKKLFWLESDAMCNQASSGNQSDIHSLSPSHVKQVFQVTSTLVKLNLMIFRDEDPSSHIEILNELLKGKLNKEETETEITLQMMSEEIVRKGIQEKTLYVCEQYSDLLQKHLNYKGVWMAVIKSIELVTCWIWGTTYNFLYNMTAHEVSPHILKEKTRHYEDAGIFINSPYFSVLRKERHIDLIISLDFSDDDDPFETVVQTADTCKKLLIPFPDVQVSDEDKRSPRDFYVFESPNSPTVIHIPLFNIINCAGEFTKWKKRYKTFQLPYSDEMIHDLLEKAEMNIKNNKVNLLREIQKIINRKSTNLG, from the exons ATGATGGGTTTAATGGGATCACTAGTCCAGCTGTATAAAGAGGGTCTGTTGGACTGCATGCTATATCTGGGCGGGGTTTCTGGATCTACCTG GTGCATGGCATCTTTATACAAAGAACCGGATTGGTCCTGCAGGCTGGAGGAAGTGAAGAATGACATCATACAGAGACTTACTGGTGGTGGAGTCAGTTGGATGGACAAGCTGTCAAAACTTATAAAATACTACCAGAAAGACAATTTCAGTTTGACAGACGTCTGGGCAGCATTAGTAATAAGTGAGATTGTAAAAGAG ATAGATGAGCGTCCTCTTTCCCATCAGAGGAGTCAACACGGCAAAGATCCTTATcccatttacaatgtgatcgaTAAGTGGAGCAATCGTGCAAAAATGGAAGCAG ATGTCTTTTTTGAGATTACACCACATGAAGTTGGCTACTCCATCACCGGGGCCTTTGTAGATTCCTCCTGTTTTGGATGTCAGTTTGATGAAGGGGTTACGATCAAGAACCAGCTAGAGATGGAAACGTTGTACCTGCAAG GTCTGTGTGGGAGTGTTTTTGCTGACGGTGAAAAAATACTGAAGGAACTCTTAAAGATAATAAAGA AGCTCTTTTGGTTGGAGTCAGATGCGATGTGTAACCAGGCATCTTCAGGAAACCAATCGGACATCCACTCGCTCAGCCCTTCACATGTAAAACAAGTCTTCCAGGTGACTTCAACACTTGTGAAACTGAATCTTATGATCTTCAGAGATGAGGACCCTTCATCTCACATTGAAATCCTGAATGAATTGCTAAAAG gaaagcTGAACAAAGAGGAAACTGAGACAGAAATTACCCTACAGATGATGTCAGAGGAAATAGTTAGGAAGGGCATTCAGGAAAAAACTCTGTATGTATGTGAGCAGTATTCAGACTTGCTGCAGAAACATCTGAATT ACAAAGGGGTATGGATGGCTGTTATTAAAAGCATTGAGTTAGTTACTTGTTGGATCTGGGGCACAACATATAACTTTCTCTACAACATGACCG CACATGAGGTTTCTCCCCATATCCTAAAAGAGAAAACAAGGCATTATGAGGATGCTGGAATCTTCATCAACTCTCCCTATTTCTCAGTGTTGAGGAAAGAGAGACACATTGATCTGATCATCTCTCTTGATTTTAGTGATGATGACGACCCATTCGAG ACAGTGGTTCAGACTGCTGACACGTGCAAAAAACTACTTATCCCATTCCCTGATGTTCAAGTATCTGATGAGGACAAACGCTCTCCAAGAGACTTTTATGTGTTTGAAAGCCCCAATTCACCGACTGTGATTCATATTCCTCTTTTCAACATTATTAATTGTGCAG GAGAATTTACAAAGTGGAAGAAAAGATACAAAACCTTTCAGCTACCCTACAGCGATGAAATGATCCATGATTTGCTGGAAAAAGCTGAGATgaacattaaaaataacaaagtGAACCTACTGAGAGAGATTCAGAAAATCATTAATAGGAAATCAACCAATCTGGGCTAA
- the pla2g4c gene encoding cytosolic phospholipase A2 gamma isoform X1, protein MPKENQTENVVRISHSLNESEKDHVGSRRESVLQCLLQHNMHCKLEEVPNIALLGSGGGERAMMGLMGSLVQLYKEGLLDCMLYLGGVSGSTWCMASLYKEPDWSCRLEEVKNDIIQRLTGGGVSWMDKLSKLIKYYQKDNFSLTDVWAALVISEIVKEIDERPLSHQRSQHGKDPYPIYNVIDKWSNRAKMEADVFFEITPHEVGYSITGAFVDSSCFGCQFDEGVTIKNQLEMETLYLQGLCGSVFADGEKILKELLKIIKKLFWLESDAMCNQASSGNQSDIHSLSPSHVKQVFQVTSTLVKLNLMIFRDEDPSSHIEILNELLKGKLNKEETETEITLQMMSEEIVRKGIQEKTLYVCEQYSDLLQKHLNYKGVWMAVIKSIELVTCWIWGTTYNFLYNMTAHEVSPHILKEKTRHYEDAGIFINSPYFSVLRKERHIDLIISLDFSDDDDPFETVVQTADTCKKLLIPFPDVQVSDEDKRSPRDFYVFESPNSPTVIHIPLFNIINCAGEFTKWKKRYKTFQLPYSDEMIHDLLEKAEMNIKNNKVNLLREIQKIINRKSTNLG, encoded by the exons ATGCCAAAGGAAAATCAAACAGAAAA TGTGGTGCGAATCAGTCATTCTCTCAATGAGTCTGAGAAAGATCATGTGGGCAGCAGAAGAGAATCAGTTCTTCAATGTCTACTACAGCATAACATGCACTGTAAACTG GAGGAGGTACCCAATATTGCACTGTTGGGTTCAGGAGGTGGTGAGAGAGCTATGATGGGTTTAATGGGATCACTAGTCCAGCTGTATAAAGAGGGTCTGTTGGACTGCATGCTATATCTGGGCGGGGTTTCTGGATCTACCTG GTGCATGGCATCTTTATACAAAGAACCGGATTGGTCCTGCAGGCTGGAGGAAGTGAAGAATGACATCATACAGAGACTTACTGGTGGTGGAGTCAGTTGGATGGACAAGCTGTCAAAACTTATAAAATACTACCAGAAAGACAATTTCAGTTTGACAGACGTCTGGGCAGCATTAGTAATAAGTGAGATTGTAAAAGAG ATAGATGAGCGTCCTCTTTCCCATCAGAGGAGTCAACACGGCAAAGATCCTTATcccatttacaatgtgatcgaTAAGTGGAGCAATCGTGCAAAAATGGAAGCAG ATGTCTTTTTTGAGATTACACCACATGAAGTTGGCTACTCCATCACCGGGGCCTTTGTAGATTCCTCCTGTTTTGGATGTCAGTTTGATGAAGGGGTTACGATCAAGAACCAGCTAGAGATGGAAACGTTGTACCTGCAAG GTCTGTGTGGGAGTGTTTTTGCTGACGGTGAAAAAATACTGAAGGAACTCTTAAAGATAATAAAGA AGCTCTTTTGGTTGGAGTCAGATGCGATGTGTAACCAGGCATCTTCAGGAAACCAATCGGACATCCACTCGCTCAGCCCTTCACATGTAAAACAAGTCTTCCAGGTGACTTCAACACTTGTGAAACTGAATCTTATGATCTTCAGAGATGAGGACCCTTCATCTCACATTGAAATCCTGAATGAATTGCTAAAAG gaaagcTGAACAAAGAGGAAACTGAGACAGAAATTACCCTACAGATGATGTCAGAGGAAATAGTTAGGAAGGGCATTCAGGAAAAAACTCTGTATGTATGTGAGCAGTATTCAGACTTGCTGCAGAAACATCTGAATT ACAAAGGGGTATGGATGGCTGTTATTAAAAGCATTGAGTTAGTTACTTGTTGGATCTGGGGCACAACATATAACTTTCTCTACAACATGACCG CACATGAGGTTTCTCCCCATATCCTAAAAGAGAAAACAAGGCATTATGAGGATGCTGGAATCTTCATCAACTCTCCCTATTTCTCAGTGTTGAGGAAAGAGAGACACATTGATCTGATCATCTCTCTTGATTTTAGTGATGATGACGACCCATTCGAG ACAGTGGTTCAGACTGCTGACACGTGCAAAAAACTACTTATCCCATTCCCTGATGTTCAAGTATCTGATGAGGACAAACGCTCTCCAAGAGACTTTTATGTGTTTGAAAGCCCCAATTCACCGACTGTGATTCATATTCCTCTTTTCAACATTATTAATTGTGCAG GAGAATTTACAAAGTGGAAGAAAAGATACAAAACCTTTCAGCTACCCTACAGCGATGAAATGATCCATGATTTGCTGGAAAAAGCTGAGATgaacattaaaaataacaaagtGAACCTACTGAGAGAGATTCAGAAAATCATTAATAGGAAATCAACCAATCTGGGCTAA